One window of the Melospiza georgiana isolate bMelGeo1 chromosome 14, bMelGeo1.pri, whole genome shotgun sequence genome contains the following:
- the CSNK2A2 gene encoding casein kinase II subunit alpha', producing the protein MPGPAAGSRARVYAEVNSLRSREYWDYEAHVPSWGNQDDYQLVRKLGRGKYSEVFEAINITNNERVVVKILKPVKKKKIKREVKILENLRGGTNIINLIDTVKDPVSKTPALVFEYINNTDFKQLYQILTDFDIRFYMYELLKALDYCHSMGIMHRDVKPHNVMIDHQQKKLRLIDWGLAEFYHPAQEYNVRVASRYFKGPELLVDYQMYDYSLDMWSLGCMLASMIFRKEPFFHGQDNYDQLVRIAKVLGTDELYGYLKKYHIELDPHFNDILGQHSRKRWENFIHSENRHLVSPEVLDLLDKLLRYDHQQRLTAKEAMDHPYFYPVVKEQSQPSSENAVLSSGMTTAR; encoded by the exons atgcccggcccggccgccggcAGCCGGGCGCGGGTGTACGCGGAGGTGAACAGCCTGAGGAGCCGCGAGTACTGGGACTACGAGGCGCACGTCCCGAGCTGGGG CAACCAGGACGACTACCAGCTGGTTCGAAAGCTCGGCCGAGGGAAGTACAGCGAGGTCTTTGAGGCCATCAACATCACCAACAACGAGAGGGTCGTGGTGAAGATCCTCAAG ccagtgaagaaaaagaagataaaacgCGAGGTTAAGATTCTGGAGAATCTCCGTGGTGGCACCAACATCATTAATCTGATTGACACTGTCAAGGATCCAGTG TCAAAGACCCCTGCTTTGGTGTTTGAGTACATCAATAACACAGATTTTAAG CAACTGTACCAGATCCTGACAGACTTTGATATTCGGTTTTATATGTATGAGCTGCTTAAG GCCCTGGATTACTGTCACAGCATGGGAATCATGCACAGGGATGTCAAACCCCACAACGTCATGATAGACCACCAACAGAAAAAG CTGCGGCTCATAGACTGGGGTCTGGCCGAGTTCTACCACCCAGCTCAGGAATACAACGTCCGTGTGGCCTCTAGGTACTTCAAAGGACCAGAGCTCCTTGTGGACTACCAA aTGTATGACTACAGCTTAGACATGTGGAGTTTAGGCTGTATGCTGGCAAGCATGATCTTCCGAAAGGAGCCCTTCTTCCACGGCCAGGACAATTATGACCAA CTGGTTCGCATCGCAAAGGTCCTGGGCACAGATGAGCTGTATGGGTATCTCAAGAAGTACCACATAGAACTGGACCCACACTTCAATGACATCCTGGGCCA GCATTCCCGGAAGCGCTGGGAGAACTTCATCCACAGCGAGAACAGGCACCTGGTCAGTCCTGAAGTCCTGGACCTCCTGGACAAGCTGCTGCGATATGACCATCAACAGAGGCTGACTGCCAAGGAGGCCATGGATCACCCCTATTTCT ATCCAGTGGTGAAGGAgcagtcccagcccagctcagaaaATGCTGTGCTCTCCAGTGGCATGACAACAGCACGATGA